Genomic segment of Streptomyces sp. NBC_01210:
CAACAGGGACGGGACGATCGGACCCAAGGGCGTCGCCCGGCTGATCGAGACGATCGGGCGCGCGGTGCAGGCCGCCGAGGACCAGGGCTGCGAGCAGGTGCTTCCGTTCGCGACCTCGGCGGTACGGGACGCCGGCAACGCCGACGAGGTGCTGGCCCGGGTCAAGGCCGAGACCGGCGTGGATCTGGCTGTGCTGACCGGCGAGGAGGAGGCCCGGCTCACCTTCCTCGCCGCCCGCCGCTGGTTCGGCTGGTCCGCCGGCAGGCTGCAGGTCCTGGACATCGGCGGCGGTTCGCTGGAGATCGCGTACGGGATCGACGAGGAGCCGGACGCCGCGGTGTCGCTGCCGCTCGGCGCGGGCCGGCTGACCGCCGCAATGCTGCCCGGCGATCCGCCCGACCCCCAGGACGTGAAGGCGCTGCGCCGCCATGTGCGGACCGAAATCGCCCGCACGGTCGGCGAGTTCCGCCGGTTCGGGAAGCCGGACCATGTCGTGGCGACGTCCAAGACCTTCAGGCAGCTGGCTCGTATCGCGGGCGCAGCGCGCTCCACCGAGGGGCTTTACGTGCAGCGGGAACTGAGTCGTAAATCACTTCAGGAGTGGGTCCCCAAACTCGCCGCCATGACGGTCGAGGAGCGTGCCGAACTCCCCGGCGTCTCCGAGGGCCGCGCCCGCCAGCTGCTGGCCGGAGCGGTGGTCGCGGAGGCTGCGATGGATCTGTTCGGCGCCGAGACGCTCGAGATCTGCCCCTGGGCGCTGCGTGAGGGCGTGATTCTGCGTCGCCTGGACCACCTCCCGCCTCCCCTGGACCAGCTCCCGCCCCGCCTGGACCAGCTCCCGAGCCGCTAGCGCGGGCCCGTACCCTGTCTCCCGTGGCAGAACCAGTGGTGCGTATCCCGGATGCGAAAGTTGTCCTGTCGACGGCTTCCGTCTACCCGGAGTCCACGGCGACGGCCTTCGAGATTGCCGCGCGCCTGGGCTACGACGGTGTCGAGGTCATGGTCTGGACCGATCCCGTCAGCCAGGACATCGAGGCCCTGCGCCGGCTCTCCGACTACCACCAGGTACCGATCCACGCCGTCCATGCGCCCTGTCTGCTGATCACCCAGCGGGTCTGGTCCACTGACCCCTGGGTGAAGCTCCAGCGCGCGCAGGCGGCCGCCGAGAAGCTGGGCGCGTCGACGGTCGTCGTGCACCCGCCGTTCCGCTGGCAGCGGCAGTACGCGCGTGACTTCGTGAGCGGGATCTGGCGGATGGC
This window contains:
- a CDS encoding Ppx/GppA phosphatase family protein, which translates into the protein MRLGVLDVGSNTVHLLVVDAHPGARPLPAHSHKAELRLAELLNRDGTIGPKGVARLIETIGRAVQAAEDQGCEQVLPFATSAVRDAGNADEVLARVKAETGVDLAVLTGEEEARLTFLAARRWFGWSAGRLQVLDIGGGSLEIAYGIDEEPDAAVSLPLGAGRLTAAMLPGDPPDPQDVKALRRHVRTEIARTVGEFRRFGKPDHVVATSKTFRQLARIAGAARSTEGLYVQRELSRKSLQEWVPKLAAMTVEERAELPGVSEGRARQLLAGAVVAEAAMDLFGAETLEICPWALREGVILRRLDHLPPPLDQLPPRLDQLPSR